The Rhodospirillales bacterium genome contains the following window.
GCTTCCGAACACATGGACATGGAATCGCCAGTGACCACCACCGCGTCGGCGAGCGCGAGAAAGCCGAGATAAGGATTCTCGCCCGCATCCCCCCAGCGATGCACATGGCGCGGAACGCTTACGCGCGCGAGCAAGGCGTTCAGGGCGGCGGGGTCAGTGCGCCGGCTCGACGTGATCAGCAGCGATCCGCCGCTGCGGCGGGCGAACGCTTCGAGGCGCGCCGCCAAATCCTCCATCACAGCGCCCCCAAGTGCCCGGCCCTTGGCGCTGCCGCCGATCAGGACCGCGATCAGGGGCTTCGGCAAATGCGCGAGGCGGCTCCGCCACGCGTCCGCCGCCTGGGCCAGCGTATCGGGGCGGATGCGGTGCGGAGCCCCGGTGATGAAAAAAACGTTCGCGCCCGGCGGCGCCCGATCGTGATGCGGTACCGCGATCAGGTCGAAGTCCCGGCGCGCGAAATGCCCCGGGTCCATGATCTGGACCGCGAACGTTTGCCCGCCGGAGATCCGCTTGATCGCCCGCGCGACCGGCGCGACCCGCCGTCCAGCGCCGAGGACGATGTCCGGCCAGGGCGGCGCCAGCTCGTTCCGGCTATCCCGGCTCACGCCCGCGAAGGACGCGCCAAGCAAAAAATTCGGCAACCCGCCGAGCGGACCGTAGCGGATTTCCTTGACGGCGAACGGCAATCCCAACGCCTCGGCCACGCCCAAGACTTGCCCGCGGTTGCCGGGGCGGTCGTCGGCCAGGACCCAGACCTTCACGTCGGCATCGCTCACCGCTTGGGTTCCCTCGGATTATTTTTCCCCGGTTCCAATCGCGGGGCGCATGGGCATAATACCCGCCCCCCTACTCCCTGGCACGGAATTCACCGCATGACCGCCAAGCCCATCCACGGCGCCGATATCGCCACGGCGAAGATCCTGCTCGACATCAAGGCTATCAATTTCCGTCCCGCGCAGCCCTACATCTTCACCTCGGGCTGGGCGAGCCCGGTCTATATCGACTGCCGCAAGCTGATCTCGTTTCCGGCCGAACGGCGCCATGTGGTTCAGCAGGCGGTCTCGATCCTCGGCACCGAGGTCGGTTGGCGCCAGATCGACGCGGTGGCGGGCGGCGAAACCGCCGGCATTCCCTACGCTGCCTGGATCGCCGAGGCGGCCGACAAGCCGATGCTCTATGTGCGCAAGCAGGCGAAGGGTTTCGGCCGCAACGCCCAGATCGAGGGCGATTTTGCCGAAGGCGCGCGCGTGGTGCTGGTGGAAGACCTCGCCACCGACGGCGCGAGCAAGATCAATTTCGTCAACGCCCTGCGCAAGGCCGGGGCGAAAGTCGGCGACTCCTTCGTCGTCTTTTTCTACGGCATTTTCCCGGGTGCCCTCGGCACGCTCGCCGAATCCGACCTGCGGCTCCACTTTCTCGCCACCTGGTGGGACGTGCTGAAGGTGGCCGAGGAAGGCGATTACTTCGACCCCAAGGTGATCGCCGAAGTGCGCCGCTTCCTCGAAGACCCGATCGCCTGGTCCGCCGCCCACGGCGGCAAGGGGAAATAGCGGGCAACCGATGCCGATGACGATACGGGCCGAACCTGTTCCCGACGTCAGGGGAGAACTTCTGGAATCGCCGGTGTGGGATGACCGGCGCCAACTTCTCTGGCTGGTGGATATCGTCGGGTGCTTGGTGCTGGGCGTCGATCCTGACGGCGCGCCGGGTCATGTCGTTCGCTATCGCTTTCCGATGCCGTCGGAACCCGGCTCGCTCGCGCTCGCGACGGACGGCTCGCTGGTGGTTGCCTTGCGCGATCAAGTGGCGCGTCTCGACGTCGCGACCGGAATGCTTACTACCCTCGCCATGGCGGAACACGATCCCAAAACCACGCGCATGAACGACGGGCGTTGCGACCCTCGCGGCCGGTTTTGGGTCGGGTCCATGTTTGAGCCGCGCGACAAGCCGGCGGCCGCGCTCTATCGCTTGGAGAAAGATCGTCTGGTGCCGCAAGTCACCGGGATCACGCTCGCGAACGGGCTCGCGTTCGATCCGGACGGGCGCGGCGGTTGGCACGCGGATACGCCCGCGCGCGTCGTGTGGCGGTTCGAATTCGACGCCGCGGGCGGCATCCGCGAGCGGCGGCCGTTCTTGACCCTCGGCCCCGACGCGCGACCCGACGGCGCGACTGTGGATTCGGAGGGTGCCTACTGGCTCAGCGCCATCGACGCCGGCGAGGTGCGCCGCTATCGTCGGGACGGCACGCCAGATAGGCGCATCGCGGTGCCGACGCCGTGGCCGACCATGCCCGCCTTCGGCGGCCCGGACCTGAAGACCTGCTTCGTCACCAGCCTGCGCGTCGGGCGCGACCCGGGTCAACTAGCGGCGGCCCCGCTCTCCGGCTGTCTTTTCCGATTCCACAGCGATGTCGCAGGCTTCCCGGAACCACGGGTCGCGCTGTAGCAATCCGCTAAGAAAAACATGCCCGATCAATAGCTTAAAGGCGTTTTATCCAGCTCAAGCCGGGACAAACCTGATCAATGCTACCATCGGGCCATGCCGTTTTCGCCCGCCCGCGTACCGGTTCTCCTCGGCGCGCTCGCCCTCGCCTCCGCATTAGCCCCGGAGGGCGCCAAGCCGGCCGAGGCCAAGGACGAGCTGGTCATCGGCATGACCCAGTTCCCGGCCACCTTCCATCCGTCGATCGATTCCATGTTGGCCAAGACCTACGTGCTCAGCATGGCCCGGCGGCCGCTCACCATGCACGACGCCCGCTGGGAACTCGGCTGCATGATCTGCGTTAGCTTGCCGACCATCGAGAACGGCGGCGCGGTGCCGGAAACCACCCCCGACGGCAAAAAAGGCGTCGCCGTCACCTTCACCTTCCGCCCCGGCCTCAAGTGGGGCGACGGCACGCCGCTCACGTCGCGCGACGTGGCCTTCACGCTGGAAGTCGGGCGCCATCCCCAGACCGGCGTTTCCAACCAGGAATTCTACCGCAGCCTCTATAAGGTCGACGCCAAAAACGACGACACCTTCACGCTGCACTTCGACAAGCTCACCTTCGATTACAACGCGGTCAACGACATGGGCCTCCTGCCCGCGCACCTGGAGGAAAAACCGTTCCGCGCCGACCCCGCCGCCTACAAGAACCGCACCCTCTACGACACCGATACCGCCAACCCCGGCCTCTACTACGGCCCCTATCGCATCGCCGAGGTCACGGCGGGCTCGCACGTGGTGCTGGTGCCGAACGACACTTGGCCCGGCGCCAAGCCCCGCTTCAAGCGCGTGGTGGTGCGCGTGATCGAAAACACCGCCGCGCTCGAAGCCAATCTGCTATCCGGCGCCATCGACATGATCGCGGGCGAGCTCGGCCTCACCGTCGATCAGGCGGTCGCCTTCGCCAAGCGCCACGGCGAGCGGTTCAACGTGATCTTCAAGCCGAGCCTGGTCTACGAACACCTGGAGCCCAACCTGGAGAACCCGATCCTGAGGGACAAGCGCGTGCGCCAGGCGCTGCTGCATGCCCTCGACC
Protein-coding sequences here:
- a CDS encoding orotate phosphoribosyltransferase, which produces MTAKPIHGADIATAKILLDIKAINFRPAQPYIFTSGWASPVYIDCRKLISFPAERRHVVQQAVSILGTEVGWRQIDAVAGGETAGIPYAAWIAEAADKPMLYVRKQAKGFGRNAQIEGDFAEGARVVLVEDLATDGASKINFVNALRKAGAKVGDSFVVFFYGIFPGALGTLAESDLRLHFLATWWDVLKVAEEGDYFDPKVIAEVRRFLEDPIAWSAAHGGKGK
- a CDS encoding SMP-30/gluconolactonase/LRE family protein, translated to MPMTIRAEPVPDVRGELLESPVWDDRRQLLWLVDIVGCLVLGVDPDGAPGHVVRYRFPMPSEPGSLALATDGSLVVALRDQVARLDVATGMLTTLAMAEHDPKTTRMNDGRCDPRGRFWVGSMFEPRDKPAAALYRLEKDRLVPQVTGITLANGLAFDPDGRGGWHADTPARVVWRFEFDAAGGIRERRPFLTLGPDARPDGATVDSEGAYWLSAIDAGEVRRYRRDGTPDRRIAVPTPWPTMPAFGGPDLKTCFVTSLRVGRDPGQLAAAPLSGCLFRFHSDVAGFPEPRVAL
- a CDS encoding peptide ABC transporter substrate-binding protein, coding for MPFSPARVPVLLGALALASALAPEGAKPAEAKDELVIGMTQFPATFHPSIDSMLAKTYVLSMARRPLTMHDARWELGCMICVSLPTIENGGAVPETTPDGKKGVAVTFTFRPGLKWGDGTPLTSRDVAFTLEVGRHPQTGVSNQEFYRSLYKVDAKNDDTFTLHFDKLTFDYNAVNDMGLLPAHLEEKPFRADPAAYKNRTLYDTDTANPGLYYGPYRIAEVTAGSHVVLVPNDTWPGAKPRFKRVVVRVIENTAALEANLLSGAIDMIAGELGLTVDQAVAFAKRHGERFNVIFKPSLVYEHLEPNLENPILRDKRVRQALLHALDRETIVQQLFAGHQPVAHTGVNPLDWIHNPEVRKYPYDPKRAAALLDEAGWSVMRGGFRHNAKGERLSFELATTAGNRTREAVQQVLQSQWRAVGADARIKNQPARVFFGETVRKRTFPGFAMFAWYSAPENVPRTILHSSHIPTEANNFAGQNYTGYANPEMDRLIDAIEVELNREKRRALWKRFQDIYAEDLPSLPLFFRADAFVLPKWLAGVEPTGHQGVSTLWIENWRVQK
- a CDS encoding nucleoside-diphosphate sugar epimerase; its protein translation is MSDADVKVWVLADDRPGNRGQVLGVAEALGLPFAVKEIRYGPLGGLPNFLLGASFAGVSRDSRNELAPPWPDIVLGAGRRVAPVARAIKRISGGQTFAVQIMDPGHFARRDFDLIAVPHHDRAPPGANVFFITGAPHRIRPDTLAQAADAWRSRLAHLPKPLIAVLIGGSAKGRALGGAVMEDLAARLEAFARRSGGSLLITSSRRTDPAALNALLARVSVPRHVHRWGDAGENPYLGFLALADAVVVTGDSMSMCSEACASGAPVYIFARDEFVTPKYARLHRELYDLGFARPLTDQATAGRKDGPQLNAAEAVAAEIRKRRTR